From a single Pseudomonas triticicola genomic region:
- a CDS encoding heavy metal sensor histidine kinase, whose protein sequence is MRRWSLSTRLALLFAACTAVVSLFAGVLFDRASEAHFIELDQQQLETKLIGLRRALQDLQPAQREARLADELSRQADLSLRITSGDGQHWYDSSVQIPKNLPLQTGLSTISHDGTDYRVLRAPLYPDAADSPQLTLLLDITHHQHFLTRMQHLIWLTVGLSALATALLGAWAARSGLRPLRRMSAVARGISAQSLNARLPEEKMPPELAEMAHSFNAMLARLDDSFQRLSAFSADIAHELRTPLSNLLTHTQVTLTRPRALEDYREALHSNLEELQWMAQLVNDMLYLAKADHGLLMPKREPLELADEADMLLEFFAPLAEDAGVSLSREGEAQIEGDRGMLRRALSNLLDNALRFTPAEGYVRLSIVDEGEIVRVCVENSGEGISAQLLPRLFDRFYRADPARQEGSSEHAGLGLAITQSIVRAHGGQIHCESEAGWTRFVIELPTED, encoded by the coding sequence ATGCGTCGTTGGTCCTTGAGCACGCGCTTGGCGCTGTTGTTTGCCGCTTGCACTGCGGTCGTCTCGCTGTTCGCCGGGGTGCTGTTCGACCGTGCCAGCGAGGCGCACTTCATCGAGCTTGACCAGCAACAACTGGAGACGAAACTGATCGGCCTGCGCCGCGCCTTGCAGGATCTCCAACCTGCCCAGCGCGAGGCGCGGCTGGCCGATGAACTCAGCCGTCAGGCGGATCTGTCGTTGCGCATCACCAGTGGCGACGGACAACACTGGTATGACAGCTCGGTGCAGATTCCGAAGAATCTGCCGCTGCAAACCGGCCTGTCGACCATCAGCCATGACGGCACCGATTACCGCGTGCTGCGCGCCCCGCTCTACCCGGACGCAGCGGATTCGCCACAACTGACGCTGCTGCTGGACATCACCCATCACCAGCATTTTCTTACGCGCATGCAGCATCTGATCTGGCTGACCGTCGGCCTGTCGGCGCTGGCTACTGCCCTGCTCGGGGCTTGGGCGGCGCGCAGCGGTCTGCGCCCGTTGCGGCGGATGAGCGCAGTGGCCCGTGGGATTTCCGCGCAATCGCTGAATGCCCGACTGCCTGAAGAGAAGATGCCGCCAGAGCTTGCGGAAATGGCCCACAGCTTCAACGCCATGCTCGCACGCCTCGACGACTCGTTTCAGCGCCTCTCGGCATTCTCCGCCGACATCGCCCATGAACTGCGCACTCCGTTGTCGAATCTGCTGACCCACACCCAGGTCACCCTTACCCGCCCACGCGCACTGGAGGATTACCGCGAAGCGCTGCACAGCAACCTCGAAGAACTGCAATGGATGGCGCAACTGGTCAACGACATGCTCTATCTGGCCAAGGCAGACCACGGCTTGCTGATGCCCAAGCGCGAACCGCTGGAACTGGCGGATGAAGCTGACATGCTGCTGGAGTTTTTTGCGCCATTGGCGGAAGACGCTGGCGTGAGCTTGAGCCGTGAAGGTGAGGCGCAAATCGAAGGTGATCGCGGCATGTTGCGCCGGGCCTTGTCGAACCTGCTGGATAACGCACTGCGGTTTACCCCGGCCGAGGGTTATGTGCGCTTGAGCATCGTCGACGAGGGGGAGATCGTGCGCGTCTGCGTCGAGAACAGTGGCGAGGGTATTTCCGCGCAATTACTGCCACGTCTGTTCGACCGCTTCTATCGAGCGGATCCGGCGCGGCAGGAAGGCAGCAGTGAGCATGCGGGGTTGGGCTTGGCGATTACCCAGTCGATCGTACGGGCACATGGCGGGCAGATTCATTGCGAATCTGAAGCGGGTTGGACGCGGTTTGTGATCGAGTTGCCAACGGAAGATTGA
- a CDS encoding heavy metal response regulator transcription factor, producing MKLLIVEDQAKTGQYLRQGLTEAGFNTELVADGISGQQLALSGDYALLILDVMLPGRSGWQILQAVRSAGLDTPVLFLTAKDAVEDRVHGLELGADDYLVKPFAFSELLARVRSLLRRGSAIAQETSLQLADLRLDLIRRRVERSGQRIDLTAKEFALLEMLLRRQGEVLPKSLIASQVWDMNFDSDTNVIEVAIRRLRLKIDDDFPNKLIHTVRGMGYVLEERSL from the coding sequence ATGAAACTGTTGATCGTCGAAGACCAAGCGAAAACCGGCCAGTACCTGCGTCAGGGCCTGACCGAGGCCGGATTCAATACCGAGCTGGTGGCCGACGGAATCAGCGGCCAGCAATTGGCCTTGAGCGGCGACTACGCGCTGTTGATCCTCGATGTAATGCTGCCCGGGCGCAGTGGCTGGCAGATTCTGCAAGCGGTGCGCAGCGCCGGCCTCGACACGCCGGTACTTTTTCTCACCGCCAAAGACGCCGTGGAGGACAGGGTTCACGGCCTCGAACTGGGCGCCGACGATTATCTGGTCAAGCCATTCGCCTTCTCCGAGCTGCTCGCCAGGGTGCGCAGCCTGTTGCGGCGCGGCAGCGCAATCGCCCAGGAAACCAGTCTGCAACTGGCCGATCTGCGCCTGGATCTGATCCGCCGCCGGGTCGAACGCAGCGGCCAGCGCATCGACCTGACCGCCAAGGAATTCGCCCTGCTGGAAATGCTCCTGCGCCGTCAGGGTGAAGTCCTGCCCAAATCGCTGATCGCCTCGCAGGTCTGGGACATGAATTTCGACAGCGACACCAACGTCATCGAAGTGGCGATCCGCCGCTTGCGCCTGAAGATCGACGATGACTTTCCCAACAAGTTGATCCACACCGTGCGCGGCATGGGTTACGTGCTCGAAGAGCGTTCGCTGTGA
- the copI gene encoding copper-resistant cuproprotein CopI, with translation MFLRTSLKIAACLLGLSTPAWATPVHTFAFGQPAAASQATRTIEIVMGDMNFDPKAIQVKAGETVRFVLVNKGQLLHEFNLGDTAMHASHQQEMLQMQQSGMLTPTGMKEMSHDMAGMDHAAMGHGMQHDDPNSVLVEPGKTAELTWTFSKATALEFACNIPGHYQAGMVGKLTVSQ, from the coding sequence ATGTTTTTGCGCACCTCGCTGAAAATAGCCGCCTGTCTGCTGGGATTGAGTACGCCAGCCTGGGCGACACCGGTGCACACCTTCGCCTTCGGCCAGCCGGCAGCGGCGAGCCAGGCCACGCGGACTATCGAAATCGTCATGGGCGACATGAACTTCGACCCGAAAGCCATACAGGTCAAGGCCGGTGAGACGGTTCGCTTTGTACTGGTGAATAAAGGCCAGTTACTGCACGAATTCAATCTCGGTGATACGGCGATGCATGCCAGTCACCAGCAGGAAATGTTGCAGATGCAGCAAAGCGGCATGCTCACGCCTACCGGCATGAAAGAAATGTCCCACGACATGGCAGGCATGGATCACGCGGCGATGGGCCATGGCATGCAGCATGACGACCCCAACAGCGTACTGGTCGAGCCCGGTAAAACTGCTGAGTTGACCTGGACCTTCAGCAAGGCAACGGCGCTCGAGTTTGCCTGCAATATCCCCGGGCATTATCAGGCCGGCATGGTCGGCAAACTGACAGTCAGTCAGTAA
- the queF gene encoding NADPH-dependent 7-cyano-7-deazaguanine reductase QueF (Catalyzes the NADPH-dependent reduction of 7-cyano-7-deazaguanine (preQ0) to 7-aminomethyl-7-deazaguanine (preQ1) in queuosine biosynthesis): MHPAAEHSPLGKSSEYIATYTPSLLFPIPRTAKWAELGLTAETLPYKGVDFWNCFELSWLLPSGKPVVAIAEFSIPADSPNIIESKSFKLYLNSLNQTPFADVATLEATLVKDLSAAAGKPVGVRVRSLKDVEAEGVVALPGVCIDDLDISVSNYEHPRPELLRCDDSRIVEESVHSHLLKSNCPVTSQPDWGSVVVEYRGAALDHASLLEYIVSFRQHSDFHEQCVERIFLDLQRLLKPQKLTVFARYVRRGGLDINPYRSTEEVQLPNHRLVRQ, translated from the coding sequence ATGCATCCCGCAGCCGAACATTCGCCGCTGGGCAAATCCAGCGAATACATCGCCACTTACACGCCGTCCCTGCTGTTCCCGATTCCGCGCACCGCGAAATGGGCCGAGCTGGGCCTGACCGCCGAAACCCTGCCGTATAAAGGCGTGGATTTCTGGAACTGCTTCGAGCTGTCGTGGCTGCTGCCCTCGGGCAAACCGGTGGTGGCGATCGCTGAATTCAGCATCCCGGCGGATTCGCCGAACATCATCGAATCGAAGTCGTTCAAGCTCTACCTCAACTCGCTGAACCAGACGCCGTTCGCCGACGTCGCCACGCTGGAAGCGACGCTGGTCAAGGATCTCTCCGCCGCTGCCGGCAAACCGGTGGGCGTGCGGGTGCGCAGTCTGAAAGACGTGGAAGCTGAAGGCGTGGTGGCGTTGCCGGGCGTGTGCATCGACGATCTCGATATCAGCGTGAGCAATTATGAACACCCGCGTCCGGAGCTGCTGCGTTGCGATGATTCGCGGATCGTTGAAGAGAGCGTGCACAGCCATCTGCTCAAATCCAACTGCCCGGTGACCAGCCAGCCGGACTGGGGCAGCGTGGTGGTGGAATATCGCGGCGCGGCACTGGATCACGCCAGCCTGCTGGAATACATCGTCAGCTTCCGCCAGCATTCGGATTTCCATGAGCAATGCGTTGAGCGGATTTTTCTTGATCTGCAGCGGTTGTTGAAGCCGCAGAAACTCACGGTGTTTGCACGCTATGTGCGCCGGGGTGGGCTGGATATCAACCCGTATCGCAGCACTGAAGAGGTGCAGCTGCCGAATCACCGGCTCGTACGTCAATAA
- a CDS encoding DUF4404 family protein has product MPAQELQKQLDTLREQLEHNPPLSEAEREDLHALMAQIESEIQLETATQDASIADGVNLAVERFEVEHPAIAGTLRNIMNTLGSMGI; this is encoded by the coding sequence ATGCCCGCCCAAGAACTGCAAAAACAGCTCGATACTCTGCGCGAGCAGCTGGAACACAATCCACCGCTGTCGGAAGCCGAGCGTGAAGATCTGCATGCGCTGATGGCGCAGATCGAATCGGAAATCCAGCTGGAAACTGCCACCCAGGACGCGAGCATCGCCGACGGCGTGAATCTGGCGGTCGAGCGCTTCGAAGTCGAACACCCGGCGATCGCCGGCACCCTGCGCAATATCATGAATACCCTGGGCAGCATGGGCATCTGA
- a CDS encoding HAD family phosphatase: protein MTHAETLPVAAPGLTAVLFGLSGCLVDFGARAAQELNAQPEHAKTTPGALDSLKSLQRQGIPCGWLDELPPALAQPLAASLPDWIKPTQHSATMNPWPAPNACWQALMSLNIDRLDGCVLVSGEPRLLQAGLNAGLWTIGLASCGSLCGLSPSEWQALSQKEREKLRGKATVQLFGLGVHSVIDHLGELDACLADISLRRAKGEKP, encoded by the coding sequence ATGACTCACGCCGAAACCTTGCCCGTCGCCGCGCCCGGCCTGACTGCCGTGCTGTTCGGCCTGAGCGGTTGCCTGGTGGATTTCGGAGCCCGCGCCGCCCAAGAGCTCAACGCCCAGCCGGAACATGCCAAAACTACACCCGGCGCACTCGATAGCCTGAAAAGTTTGCAGCGCCAGGGAATTCCCTGCGGGTGGCTCGACGAATTGCCCCCTGCCCTCGCTCAGCCACTGGCCGCCTCGCTGCCAGACTGGATCAAACCGACGCAACATTCAGCAACAATGAATCCGTGGCCCGCCCCCAACGCCTGCTGGCAAGCGTTGATGAGTTTGAACATCGACCGCCTCGACGGTTGCGTGCTGGTCAGCGGTGAGCCGCGCCTGTTACAAGCCGGTCTGAATGCCGGGTTATGGACGATTGGCCTGGCGTCCTGTGGCTCGCTATGCGGCCTGAGCCCGAGCGAGTGGCAGGCTTTGTCACAAAAGGAACGCGAAAAGTTGCGCGGCAAGGCAACCGTGCAGTTATTCGGCCTGGGTGTGCATTCGGTGATCGATCATCTCGGCGAACTGGACGCCTGCCTTGCCGACATCAGCTTGCGCCGCGCCAAAGGCGAAAAGCCCTGA
- a CDS encoding MlaA family lipoprotein translates to MRWSPSLTQLSVCASLLLAPFATQAATEEDPWESVNRPIFQFNDFVDTYALKPLAQGYEFITPQFVEDGIHNMFRNVGDVTNLANNILQAKPAAAGVDTARLIFNTTFGLLGFFDVGTKMGLNRSDEDFGQTLGYWGVGSGPYVMLPLMGPSTLRDAPSKYVDSFTGAYRYIDHVPTRNSIFGLNIVDTRASLLSSEKLISGDKYTFIRNAYLQNREFKVKDGQVEDDF, encoded by the coding sequence ATGCGCTGGAGCCCTTCGCTCACTCAGCTAAGTGTATGTGCCAGCCTGTTGCTGGCGCCGTTCGCCACCCAGGCGGCCACCGAAGAAGACCCTTGGGAAAGCGTCAACCGGCCGATTTTCCAGTTCAACGACTTCGTTGACACCTACGCGCTTAAGCCATTGGCGCAGGGTTATGAGTTCATCACCCCGCAGTTCGTTGAAGACGGCATTCACAATATGTTCCGCAACGTCGGTGACGTGACCAACCTGGCGAACAACATCCTCCAGGCCAAGCCGGCTGCAGCGGGCGTTGATACCGCCCGACTGATTTTCAACACCACTTTCGGTCTGCTCGGCTTCTTCGACGTCGGCACCAAGATGGGCTTGAACCGCAGCGACGAAGACTTCGGTCAGACCCTCGGTTACTGGGGCGTGGGCAGCGGCCCGTACGTGATGCTGCCGCTGATGGGCCCGAGCACCCTGCGTGACGCACCGTCGAAATACGTCGACAGCTTCACCGGCGCGTACCGCTACATCGACCACGTGCCGACGCGTAACTCGATCTTCGGCCTGAACATCGTCGACACCCGCGCCAGCCTGCTGTCGAGCGAGAAGCTGATCAGCGGCGACAAATACACCTTCATCCGCAACGCTTACCTGCAGAACCGCGAGTTCAAGGTGAAGGACGGTCAGGTCGAAGACGATTTCTGA